The Magnolia sinica isolate HGM2019 chromosome 10, MsV1, whole genome shotgun sequence genome includes a window with the following:
- the LOC131217241 gene encoding uncharacterized protein LOC131217241 — protein sequence MACLALSLQPTNGPDILLQTREWFPPARALSALSSFRQTRLSFSSGKSPNPNPILSDADPTSSLGDDPLAASSGQILIGLESKYRVVYRLVNSIYVLAITTADLSNVFECIETVNQAVSVVVAACRGVEVTPEKLHRKYAEIYMALDIVLRGVSSIRLATILSSIHGEGIAKMVHSAIDAENRVRGAEVWPAVEGLSTEHEANVELFSSASFELPPETLAAGDEIAATLAPAPADPQDQPQQKPEESVPEAEKDPFAASNVINKPEELVGGFKKSKDGPAVPSDVATALAGLEVTTLPPAAATQSTFIGVEGFEGDYGGIEFSNEEATLSETFEGLDNAFGGGLDASEFVGSTKPVKSQGLSGLELLQSDQPAPTTAVSTGGAADALENLLVKKMPEMKGPEMYIAEEISVEFRESLLARVGLQGIVYLKTLPMKESGGKETEFSFRINGTTGVKRVVMQGSRISSLGDGLFHIRTEAVEEPVPILKYSLQPRFTPIPLRVRLVQRHSGTLLSVMVQYAPNPELMTPLHNVTFVLKLPVDPTLLKVSPKAVLNRAERELRWHVQDIPLKAPPGCLRARMPIDPSELESGEEIDVVAFVKFSVQGASTLSGISLSPVSDDKPDFYQVNHRYASGIYMCN from the coding sequence ATGGCGTGTTTGGCTCTCTCGCTCCAACCTACCAATGGACCCGACATCCTCCTCCAGACCCGAGAATGGTTCCCCCCGGCCCGCGCCCTCTCCGCCCTTTCCTCTTTCCGTCAGACGCGTCTATCGTTCTCTTCCGGTAAGAGCCCGAACCCGAACCCCATCTTATCTGACGCGGACCCCACCTCATCCCTCGGCGACGATCCCCTTGCCGCTTCCAGCGGCCAGATCCTCATTGGCCTGGAATCCAAGTATCGCGTCGTCTACCGCCTTGTGAATTCCATCTATGTCCTTGCAATCACCACTGCTGATCTCTCCAACGTCTTCGAATGCATCGAGACCGTCAATCAGGCCGTGTCCGTCGTTGTCGCCGCCTGTCGGGGCGTTGAAGTGACCCCTGAGAAGCTCCACCGCAAGTACGCTGAGATCTACATGGCGCTCGACATCGTCCTCCGTGGCGTCAGCAGCATCCGCCTTGCTACCATCCTCTCATCCATCCATGGCGAGGGAATTGCCAAGATGGTCCATTCCGCGATCGATGCTGAGAACCGTGTCCGTGGGGCTGAGGTCTGGCCTGCCGTGGAGGGGCTGTCTACTGAGCACGAGGCCAATGTGGAGCTCTTCTCGAGCGCGAGCTTCGAGCTGCCGCCAGAGACGCTGGCAGCCGGGGATGAGATTGCAGCCACGCTTGCCCCTGCCCCGGCCGACCCGCAGGACCAGCCGCAGCAGAAACCGGAAGAATCCGTCCCTGAGGCGGAGAAAGACCCATTTGCTGCGAGCAATGTGATCAACAAACCGGAAGAGCTCGTGGGTGGTTTCAAGAAGAGTAAGGACGGGCCTGCAGTGCCATCTGATGTTGCAACAGCGCTGGCTGGCCTCGAGGTCACGACGCTTCCGCCAGCTGCGGCGACCCAGTCGACGTTCATTGGGGTGGAGGGTTTTGAAGGGGATTATGGCGGGATTGAGTTCAGCAATGAGGAGGCTACGCTGTCAGAAACTTTTGAAGGGCTAGACAATGCCTTTGGTGGAGGCCTGGACGCGTCGGAGTTTGTGGGGTCCACGAAGCCTGTGAAGTCACAGGGGCTAAGTGGGCTAGAGCTGCTGCAATCAGATCAACCTGCCCCAACAACAGCTGTATCCACTGGGGGTGCAGCTGACGCACTTGAAAATCTTCTAGTAAAGAAAATGCCCGAAATGAAGGGCCCGGAAATGTACATTGCCGAAGAGATCAGTGTAGAATTCCGGGAATCCCTGCTTGCCAGAGTTGGATTGCAAGGCATTGTGTATTTGAAAACGCTGCCAATGAAGGAATCGGGCGGGAAAGAAACTGAATTCTCTTTCCGAATCAATGGTACAACTGGGGTGAAGAGGGTTGTGATGCAGGGCTCTCGGATCAGCAGCCTTGGAGATGGGCTGTTTCATATACGGACTGAAGCTGTTGAGGAGCCGGTGCCTATCTTGAAGTACAGCTTGCAGCCTCGTTTCACCCCAATTCCTTTGCGGGTCCGATTGGTTCAGCGTCACAGCGGGACGCTGCTTTCTGTGATGGTACAGTATGCACCGAATCCCGAGTTGATGACACCGTTGCACAATGTGACGTTTGTTTTGAAGCTGCCCGTGGACCCTACACTGCTTAAGGTGTCACCAAAGGCAGTTTTGAATCGGGCAGAGAGAGAATTGAGATGGCATGTTCAGGATATTCCTCTGAAGGCCCCGCCTGGATGTCTAAGAGCACGGATGCCCATTGATCCTAGCGAGCTGGAGTCAGGGGAAGAGATCGATGTTGTTGCTTTTGTGAAGTTCTCAGTGCAAGGAGCTAGCACGCTTTCTGGGATTTCTCTAAGTCCCGTTTCCGATGACAAGCCAGACTTCTACCAAGTGAATCACAGGTACGCTAGTGGGATTTATATGTGCAACTGA